A single window of Chloroflexota bacterium DNA harbors:
- the porA gene encoding pyruvate ferredoxin oxidoreductase, producing MALEGAHASAQAMRQINPDVVAAYPITPQTAVVQTFSQYVADGEVDTEFIAVESEHAAMSACIGAAAAGGRVMTATSANGLALMWEELYIAASLRLPIVMTVVNRALSAPLNIHCDHSDSMGARDAGWIQLYSETGQEAYDNTIQAMRIAEHPDLLLPVMVMQDGFITGHAVELVEVADDTAVREFIGTYTPKYSLLDIDHPITFGAWDLWDYYFEHKRQQTDALSKAMKVIVDVGQEFGKTFGRTYGIFDPYAMDDAELAIIVLSSTAGTARTVVRELRKKGLKIGLLKLRVFRPFPAQELVAALKDVKAVAVLDRSISFGAMEGAGPVFLEVCAALFAAGAAQKVVNYIYGLGGRDVLPEYIERVASDLREIAETGKVKTLVNYLGLRE from the coding sequence ATGGCTCTGGAAGGAGCCCATGCATCGGCACAGGCAATGCGCCAAATCAATCCCGACGTTGTTGCTGCTTACCCCATCACACCGCAAACAGCCGTTGTCCAAACCTTTTCGCAATACGTGGCCGATGGCGAGGTGGACACGGAATTCATCGCTGTGGAGAGCGAACACGCTGCAATGAGCGCTTGCATCGGGGCTGCGGCAGCCGGCGGACGAGTCATGACGGCTACTTCGGCCAATGGGCTAGCTCTTATGTGGGAAGAGCTTTACATCGCGGCTTCGTTGCGACTGCCCATTGTCATGACCGTAGTCAATCGCGCTCTTTCCGCTCCTTTGAATATCCACTGCGACCACTCTGATTCGATGGGGGCAAGAGACGCGGGGTGGATCCAGCTCTATTCCGAGACGGGGCAGGAAGCCTATGATAATACCATCCAGGCCATGCGCATCGCGGAGCATCCCGATCTGCTCCTTCCGGTGATGGTTATGCAAGATGGCTTCATCACTGGGCACGCTGTTGAGCTGGTCGAGGTAGCGGATGACACCGCAGTGCGAGAATTTATCGGCACGTACACACCCAAGTACTCTTTGCTGGATATTGACCATCCCATTACTTTTGGCGCATGGGACCTGTGGGATTACTACTTCGAGCACAAACGCCAGCAAACCGATGCCCTGAGCAAGGCGATGAAAGTCATTGTCGATGTGGGGCAAGAGTTCGGCAAAACGTTTGGCCGCACTTATGGCATTTTTGATCCATATGCCATGGACGATGCTGAGCTGGCTATCATTGTGCTCAGCTCTACCGCCGGTACAGCACGTACCGTAGTAAGGGAACTGCGCAAAAAGGGGCTGAAGATTGGACTTTTGAAATTACGCGTCTTTCGGCCGTTCCCTGCGCAGGAACTTGTTGCAGCATTGAAGGATGTGAAAGCAGTCGCAGTGCTGGACCGCTCGATTAGCTTCGGCGCTATGGAAGGGGCCGGGCCAGTTTTTCTGGAAGTGTGCGCGGCATTATTTGCTGCTGGTGCAGCACAGAAAGTGGTGAACTATATCTATGGTTTGGGTGGACGCGATGTCCTCCCAGAGTATATTGAACGGGTGGCCAGCGACTTGCGTGAAATTGCTGAGACAGGTAAGGTCAAAACGCTGGTCAATTATCTAGGATTGAGGGAGTAG
- a CDS encoding pyruvate ferredoxin oxidoreductase (catalyzes the formation of acetyl-CoA from pyruvate and coenzyme A) — protein sequence MVIKLKEQAAKPERLAPGHRFCAGCAEPIIIRQILNAIDEPVVVGAATGCTEIATSMYPYTAWNVPWIHNAFENVSTTIAGAEAMYRVLVRRGKIPERNIRFIAIGGDGATYDIGLQWLSGALERGHRFIYICLNNEAYMNTGIQRSSATPMGAHTTTSPAGTVIPGKMQWRKPLTEIITAHRIPYVAQAAPSHWRDLMEKARKAAAADGPSFINVFSDCNRGWRHGTETAIEVTRLAVETCYWPLFEVENGVWKLNYKPREKKPVEEWLKTQGRFQHLFQPQFKHVIAEIQARVDEEWEGLLKKCEA from the coding sequence ATGGTAATCAAGTTGAAGGAACAAGCAGCTAAGCCCGAACGATTGGCACCAGGGCACCGCTTTTGTGCCGGTTGCGCAGAGCCAATTATCATCCGACAGATTCTGAACGCCATAGACGAACCCGTGGTAGTAGGTGCGGCCACTGGCTGCACGGAGATCGCCACATCCATGTATCCGTACACTGCCTGGAACGTGCCCTGGATACACAATGCTTTCGAGAATGTCTCCACTACGATCGCTGGGGCTGAAGCGATGTACCGTGTGTTGGTGCGAAGAGGCAAGATTCCCGAACGCAATATCCGCTTTATTGCCATTGGTGGCGACGGTGCGACCTACGACATTGGCCTGCAGTGGCTGTCAGGCGCGCTTGAACGCGGGCATCGTTTTATTTACATCTGCCTGAACAACGAAGCATACATGAATACTGGCATTCAACGCAGCTCTGCCACGCCGATGGGTGCTCATACAACTACATCACCTGCGGGTACGGTCATCCCGGGCAAAATGCAGTGGCGCAAACCGTTGACAGAGATCATCACCGCCCATCGCATTCCCTACGTGGCGCAGGCAGCGCCCAGCCATTGGCGCGACCTTATGGAGAAAGCCAGAAAGGCAGCGGCTGCAGATGGCCCCTCGTTCATCAATGTGTTCTCTGATTGCAACCGCGGCTGGCGTCATGGCACAGAAACCGCTATTGAGGTTACTCGTCTCGCGGTAGAGACTTGCTATTGGCCATTGTTCGAGGTGGAGAACGGCGTATGGAAGCTGAACTACAAACCTCGCGAGAAAAAGCCTGTGGAGGAATGGCTCAAAACCCAGGGACGGTTCCAGCATCTCTTCCAGCCACAGTTCAAACATGTAATCGCGGAGATTCAGGCCAGGGTAGATGAGGAATGGGAAGGCCTCCTGAAAAAATGTGAGGCGTAG
- the upp gene encoding uracil phosphoribosyltransferase, producing the protein MAKVYVSNHPLIQHKVTLLRNVETEPKKFRELIREVAILLAYEATADLGLKEITVQTPLARTTGYELTDKIGLVPILRAGLGMVEGIWEMMPAAEVWHIGLYRDHRTLEPVEYYNKLPVHPTVQVCLILDPMLATGGSAVATVDILKRWGAKRIKFVGIIGAPEGVERLSKAHPDVDIHLAVIDDHLTPEPSKPDDPPAGYIVPGLGDAGDRQFGTG; encoded by the coding sequence ATGGCAAAAGTTTATGTTTCAAACCATCCTTTGATTCAGCACAAAGTGACTTTGCTCCGTAACGTAGAAACCGAACCGAAAAAGTTCCGAGAACTCATCCGCGAAGTCGCAATATTATTGGCGTATGAAGCTACAGCCGATCTGGGACTCAAAGAGATCACGGTCCAGACGCCACTTGCCCGCACAACAGGCTATGAGCTTACTGACAAGATTGGCTTGGTACCCATCCTGCGCGCTGGTCTGGGTATGGTGGAGGGCATATGGGAAATGATGCCAGCGGCTGAGGTATGGCACATTGGCTTGTACAGGGATCATCGAACGTTAGAGCCGGTTGAATATTACAATAAGCTACCTGTTCATCCTACTGTCCAAGTGTGCCTTATCCTCGATCCTATGCTGGCTACAGGAGGATCAGCCGTGGCAACGGTGGACATCCTGAAACGTTGGGGGGCCAAGCGCATCAAGTTTGTTGGTATTATCGGTGCACCAGAAGGTGTGGAGCGGCTCAGCAAAGCCCATCCCGATGTGGACATTCACCTTGCAGTAATAGATGATCACCTTACCCCCGAACCGAGCAAGCCAGACGATCCACCAGCAGGATATATTGTGCCAGGGCTAGGAGATGCTGGCGACCGGCAGTTTGGCACGGGCTGA
- a CDS encoding undecaprenyl/decaprenyl-phosphate alpha-N-acetylglucosaminyl 1-phosphate transferase → MIFLLIFTIAFVLSLLLTPIAARIGNHWNIVDVPGGRRKHAGIIPRTGGVALYIAFVAAMLLAAVLGPRLPAPEGHDPKEFTRLVGILLGSTFLFAVGIYDDRIELKPLYQFVAQLIAALIAVFTLVFIERVMNPFTNKLVIFPWYVTTPITILWIVGMINTFNFLDGLDGLAASVAAIVAMVLFIHMYRVGQYSVSLLPLALLGCTLGFLPYNFYPAKVFMGSMGSFFLGYAVATLSIVAGARMATVLLVLAVPILDVGWLIWLRMRRSGTFVHGDRRHLHFRLVDLGLSQRQVVLAYCLLSATFGVLALSISSRLFKLIALLVLGLMTVLVLAIVTWLSERRTNPH, encoded by the coding sequence ATGATATTTCTTCTTATCTTTACAATAGCCTTTGTCCTTTCCCTTCTTCTCACCCCTATAGCTGCGCGTATAGGCAATCATTGGAACATAGTGGATGTACCCGGGGGCAGACGAAAGCACGCGGGCATCATTCCACGCACAGGGGGCGTTGCCCTCTATATCGCCTTCGTTGCCGCGATGCTGCTTGCAGCAGTACTAGGGCCACGACTACCAGCTCCCGAGGGTCATGACCCAAAGGAATTCACTCGTCTGGTTGGGATTCTGCTCGGCAGTACTTTTCTGTTCGCAGTTGGCATTTATGATGACCGGATTGAATTAAAACCCTTATACCAGTTTGTTGCGCAATTGATTGCAGCGTTGATTGCAGTTTTTACTCTCGTGTTCATTGAGCGGGTGATGAATCCCTTTACCAACAAGTTGGTGATTTTCCCCTGGTATGTGACGACGCCAATCACGATATTGTGGATCGTAGGGATGATCAATACCTTTAACTTCCTCGATGGGCTTGACGGCTTAGCGGCCAGTGTGGCGGCGATCGTAGCTATGGTCCTCTTCATCCACATGTATCGAGTGGGGCAGTACAGTGTTTCTCTCCTGCCCTTGGCTTTACTGGGCTGCACATTGGGTTTTTTGCCCTACAATTTCTACCCAGCGAAGGTATTCATGGGCAGCATGGGCTCTTTTTTCCTTGGCTATGCCGTGGCGACATTATCCATTGTGGCAGGAGCACGGATGGCGACCGTTCTGCTCGTGCTGGCTGTGCCCATTCTCGACGTTGGGTGGCTAATTTGGCTGCGTATGCGCAGATCTGGTACATTCGTTCACGGAGACCGTCGCCACCTTCATTTCCGTCTGGTAGACCTAGGACTATCGCAGCGCCAGGTTGTGCTGGCCTATTGTCTGCTCAGTGCCACCTTTGGGGTGCTGGCGCTGAGCATCTCTTCTCGACTATTCAAGCTCATCGCCTTGCTTGTGTTAGGGCTAATGACAGTGCTCGTCTTGGCTATTGTCACGTGGCTGAGTGAGCGGCGGACTAACCCTCATTAA